A stretch of Cicer arietinum cultivar CDC Frontier isolate Library 1 chromosome 5, Cicar.CDCFrontier_v2.0, whole genome shotgun sequence DNA encodes these proteins:
- the NAC39 gene encoding NAC domain-containing protein 83 codes for MENVKFIKNGISKLPPGFRFQPTDEELVFQYLKCKILSYQLPASIIPEINVCNYDPSDLPGNYGEQDRYYFSSKETKYRNGNRMNRTTKSGYWKATGSEKKVIRISSSISNNNVGLAGIRKSLVFYKGKSPNGSRSDWIMHEYRLVNVESNSSHQKYVKEIGDWVVCRIFMKKRRNVDKYSVSIMNQPRFFDFMRVHNAAPGPMITSSSSSTSTEVSSSDQTSGYIC; via the exons ATGGAAAATGTGAAGTTTATTAAAAATGGAATAAGCAAATTGCCTCCTGGTTTTCGTTTTCAGCCAACCGACGAAGAGCTTGTCTTTCAATActtaaaatgtaaaatcttGTCCTATCAATTGCCTGCTTCAATCATTCCTGAGATCAATGTTTGCAACTACGATCCTTCGGATTTGCCAG GAAATTATGGTGAGCAAGATAGATATTACTTCAGCAGCAAGGAAACAAAGTATCGAAACGGAAATCGCATGAATCGAACAACGAAGTCTGGATATTGGAAAGCAACAGGATCAGAGAAGAAAGTTATAAGAATTTCTTCATCAATAAGTAATAATAATGTTGGTCTTGCAGGGATAAGAAAAAGTCTTGTGTTTTATAAAGGAAAATCTCCAAATGGATCTCGAAGTGATTGGATTATGCATGAATATCGCCTAGTCAATGTAGAAAGTAACTCATCCCACCag AAGTATGTAAAGGAGATAGGGGATTGGGTTGTGTGTCGAATATTCatgaagaaaagaagaaatgtagACAAATACAGTGTTTCAATCATGAATCAGCCAAGATTCTTTGATTTTATGAGGGTACACAACGCTGCTCCGGGGCCTATGATTACATCCTCATCTTCTTCAACTTCCACTGAGGTTTCTTCATCTGATCAAACAAGTGGCTATATATGTTGA
- the LOC101511894 gene encoding uncharacterized protein, whose product MGCNHSKSTNPNGGDVLPPRIRPLLRQRIEEFRRRRNARGGEDGALSKKQLLKDVDNDYDRNSYNPSTDLANEISKENQTAIEKLSQVVPLPVSECGIERHDQDEDEDEDEEDKSRLIGPRSPSFKIYCIENEEKIEEVLCDTHEDDEETNQNNALQNKSLSIDSDASAASGNTANSNEVVKMETTPKRKGHRNKIKNLLNVKHLQKNRMMTCSGNDRTNLLAEN is encoded by the exons ATGGGATGCAATCATTCCAAGTCCACAAATCCTAATGGAGGAGATGTATTGCCTCCAAGAATCCGTCCTCTTCTTCGACAACGAATCGAAGAGTTTAGAAGACGTAGGAATGCTCGAGGCGGAGAAGACGGCGCCCTCTCCAAGAAACAGTTGTTGAAGGATGTTGACAACGACTATGATAGAAACTCTTATAATCCATCTACTGATCTTGCAAATGAAATTTCAAAGGAAAACCAAACTGCAATAGAAAAACTATCTCAAGTTGTTCCATTGCCTGTTTCTGAATGCGGAATTGAGAGACATGATCAAGATGAAGACGAAGATGAAGACGAAGAGGATAAATCCAGACTAATAGGTCCAAGATCGCCGAGTTTCAAAATATATTGCATTGAGAATGAGGAGAAAATAGAAGAAGTGTTGTGTGATACACATGAAGATGATGAGGAAACGAATCAAAACAATGCCTTGCAGAACAAGTCACTTAGTATTGACAGCGATGCAAGCGCTGCATCGGGGAACACAGCAAACTCAAATGAG GTTGTTAAAATGGAGACAACtccaaaaagaaaaggacatcGTAATAAGATAAAGAATCTACTAAACGTTAAACATCTACAGAAGAATCGAATGATGACATGTTCTGGTAATGATAGAACAAATCTTCTTGCAGAAAATTGA
- the LOC101511244 gene encoding mitochondrial import inner membrane translocase subunit TIM8 — MDLSDLNSAEMQKFYSEEQQRAMVNEMVAKLTSECWDKCITGTPGNKFSSSETNCLTNCAQRYMEMSMLIMKRFQSMQ; from the exons ATGGATCTTTCGGACCTTAATTCAGCTGAAATGCAGAAATTTTACTCT GAAGAACAACAAAGAGCTATGGTTAATGAAATGGTAGCAAAGTTGACTAGTGAATGCTGGGATAAATGCATCACTGGTACACCTGGGAATAAGTTCAGTTCCAGTGAAACTAATTGCCTTACAAACTGTGCACAGCGTTACATGGAGATGAGCATGCTTATCATGAAACGGTTTCAGAGTATGCAATGA